From the Salarias fasciatus chromosome 16, fSalaFa1.1, whole genome shotgun sequence genome, one window contains:
- the myo3b gene encoding myosin-IIIb isoform X2 produces the protein MTQKKVTLAMRSLYGLYPYKSSMIGLENLGDPSGNWDIVETIGKGTYGKVYRVTNKKDGSQAAVKVLDPINDVDEEIEAEYNILRSLSNHPNVVKFYGMFYKSDHLSGGQLWLVLELCNGGSVTELIKSLLMRGQRLQEPVISYILYSALLGLQHLHNNRIIHRDVKGNNILLTTAGGVKLVDFGVSAQLTSARLRRNTSVGTPFWMAPEVIACEQQYDYSYDARCDVWSLGITAIELADGDPPLADMHPVKALFKIPR, from the exons ATGACTCAGAAGAAAGTAACACTTGCCAT gagGTCGCTGTATGGGCTTTACCCCTACAAGTCCAGCATGATTGGTCTGGAGAACCTGGGCGATCCTTCAGGGAACTGGGACATCGTGGAGACCATCGGCAAAGGAACGTACGGGAAGGTCTACAGAGTGACCAATAAGAAGGACGGGAGCCAGGCGGCGGTGAAAGTGCTCGACCCCATCAAT GACGTGGACGAGGAGATTGAGGCTGAATACAACATTTTGCGGTCCCTGTCCAACCATCCCAATGTGGTCAAGTTTTATGGGATGTTTTACAAGTCGGACCATCTGTCAGGGGGACAGCTGTGGCTGGTGCTCGAG CTGTGCAACGGCGGCTCCGTCACGGAACTCATCAAGAGCCTGCTCATGCGAGGCCAGCGTCTGCAGGAGCCCGTTATCTCCTACATCTTATACAGCGCCCTCTTG GGGCTCCAGCATTTGCACAACAACCGGATTATCCACCGTGACGTCAAAGGGAACAACATCCTCCTGACGACCGCTGGAGGAGTCAAACTGGTTGACTTTG GTGTTTCGGCTCAGCTGACCAGCGCACGACTGAGGAGGAACACGTCAGTCGGGACGCCGTTCTGGATGGCTCCAGAG GTCATAGCCTGCGAGCAGCAGTACGACTACTCGTACGACGCCCGCTGTGACGTGTGGTCCCTGGGCATCACGGCCATCGAGCTGGCGGACGGAGACCCCCCGCTGGCAGACATGCATCCGGTTAAAGCCCTCTTCAAGATCCCCCGGTGA